A genomic window from Pseudogulbenkiania sp. MAI-1 includes:
- a CDS encoding HD-GYP domain-containing protein: protein MSNHPDNKTKLHPLLLRVGQELPVDVYANNGLLLLKKGHYVLSTEQRDKLLNVGMGDKDAVEARLEREKRERAEALRKQEEAQRPANPLLEMEFLGQRVQGLLIHGLAVAGLGDSLHSVARRLHELALSQPDALLAAILLVPQRDHGSGHPLHAAALLAVLSRRLGLAEAAQHSLIGAALTMNIAVTGLLNQMSAQDTPATPQQREALFAHPLLSSAILREAGIDDELWHTLVQQHHEEWNGSGYPLRLKRGEIEPLAHLLHLVDVLTARLSPSPGHASEPAARIMAKLFQGGYGEFDPQYTALLIKEIGIYPPGSCVRLANGEIAVVTHRREKANEPRVAALRKADGPPYAEPLLRETRNPGFHIIEAVTLAQAGVRPGFLAKLWKP, encoded by the coding sequence ATGAGCAACCACCCCGATAACAAGACCAAACTGCATCCCCTGCTGCTCAGGGTCGGGCAGGAACTGCCTGTCGACGTCTACGCCAACAATGGCCTCCTGCTGCTGAAAAAAGGCCATTACGTACTCAGCACGGAGCAGCGCGACAAGCTGCTCAACGTCGGGATGGGGGACAAGGATGCCGTCGAGGCCCGGCTCGAACGGGAAAAGCGCGAGCGCGCCGAGGCGTTGCGCAAGCAGGAAGAAGCGCAACGGCCGGCCAACCCGCTGCTGGAGATGGAGTTTCTCGGCCAACGGGTACAGGGCTTGCTGATCCACGGCCTGGCCGTCGCCGGTCTGGGCGACAGCCTGCACAGCGTCGCCCGGCGTCTGCACGAGCTGGCCCTCAGCCAGCCTGACGCCTTGCTGGCAGCCATTCTGCTGGTGCCGCAACGCGATCACGGCAGCGGCCACCCCTTGCATGCGGCCGCGTTGCTGGCGGTGCTGAGCCGCCGCCTGGGTCTCGCCGAAGCGGCCCAGCACAGTCTGATCGGCGCCGCGCTGACCATGAACATCGCGGTCACCGGCCTGCTCAACCAGATGTCCGCTCAAGACACGCCGGCCACACCCCAGCAACGCGAGGCGCTGTTCGCTCATCCACTGCTGAGCTCGGCCATTCTGCGCGAGGCCGGCATCGACGACGAGCTGTGGCACACGCTGGTGCAACAGCATCACGAGGAATGGAACGGTTCGGGCTACCCGCTGCGGCTGAAGCGCGGCGAGATCGAGCCGCTGGCGCATCTACTGCATCTGGTCGACGTTCTGACGGCCCGGCTGTCACCCTCGCCCGGCCACGCTAGCGAGCCGGCGGCACGCATCATGGCCAAGCTGTTCCAAGGCGGCTATGGCGAATTCGACCCGCAGTACACCGCCTTGCTGATCAAGGAGATCGGCATCTACCCGCCGGGCAGTTGCGTGCGGCTGGCCAACGGCGAAATCGCCGTGGTCACCCACCGCCGCGAGAAAGCCAACGAGCCCCGCGTGGCGGCGCTGCGCAAGGCGGACGGCCCGCCCTACGCCGAGCCGCTGCTGCGCGAGACCCGCAACCCCGGTTTCCACATCATCGAAGCGGTGACACTGGCCCAGGCGGGGGTCCGCCCCGGCTTTCTCGCCAAGCTGTGGAAGCCCTGA
- a CDS encoding HD-GYP domain-containing protein, which produces MTASSGKNPLDSLIKVGEALPINLYTKNGFLLLGKGHYVLTDKQKERLLAHSSVEATQRALQNKPDPTAKRADGTAELIEPFEEVHNITPRLDYLLNCALSEPMFELKLRELAERLIGLCDKVPDGLLASMLLLPIQRYTAAHSIHTAILAALISKRLDTPADARLILIAAALTMNLSIAPLMDELYSQAAPLTPEQQEEVAGHPLLSSAILRECGVADELWHTLVQQHHEEWDGSGYPQRLERADIHPLAHLLHLADISAAKLVPRSYRKAILPQNALAQLFQNRDQQVDSQYVTLLVKEMGVYPPGSFVRLASHELGVVVARRERADQPLVAALRREDGAAYGGPLLRETRQKEYQIMGMIPLSQAGIRPQYLSGLWKKRKH; this is translated from the coding sequence ATGACAGCGTCTTCTGGAAAAAATCCGCTGGACAGCCTTATCAAGGTCGGGGAAGCACTGCCCATCAACCTCTACACCAAGAACGGCTTCCTGCTGCTGGGCAAGGGCCATTACGTCCTGACCGACAAGCAGAAGGAACGCCTGCTTGCCCACAGCTCGGTCGAGGCCACCCAGCGCGCACTGCAGAACAAGCCCGACCCCACGGCCAAGCGGGCCGACGGCACAGCGGAACTGATCGAGCCGTTCGAAGAAGTGCACAACATCACCCCCCGGCTCGACTACCTGCTCAACTGCGCCCTGTCCGAGCCGATGTTCGAGCTCAAGCTGCGCGAACTGGCCGAGCGCCTGATCGGGCTGTGCGACAAGGTGCCGGACGGGCTGCTGGCGTCGATGCTGCTGCTGCCGATCCAGCGCTATACCGCCGCACACAGCATCCACACCGCCATCCTCGCAGCCCTGATCTCCAAGCGGCTCGACACCCCGGCGGACGCCCGGCTGATCCTGATCGCCGCCGCGCTCACCATGAACCTCTCCATCGCCCCGCTGATGGACGAGCTCTACAGCCAGGCCGCCCCGCTCACCCCGGAGCAGCAGGAGGAAGTCGCCGGCCACCCGCTGCTCTCCTCCGCCATCCTGCGCGAATGCGGCGTCGCCGACGAACTGTGGCACACCTTGGTGCAGCAGCATCACGAGGAATGGGACGGCAGCGGCTACCCGCAGCGGCTGGAGCGCGCCGACATCCACCCGCTGGCCCACCTCCTGCATCTGGCCGACATCTCCGCCGCCAAACTGGTGCCGCGCAGCTACCGCAAGGCCATCCTGCCGCAAAACGCGCTGGCCCAGTTGTTCCAGAACCGCGACCAGCAGGTCGACAGCCAGTACGTCACGCTGCTGGTGAAGGAAATGGGCGTCTACCCGCCAGGCAGCTTCGTCCGGCTGGCCAGCCACGAACTCGGCGTGGTCGTCGCCCGGCGCGAGCGCGCCGACCAGCCCCTGGTCGCCGCCCTGCGCCGTGAAGACGGCGCGGCCTATGGCGGCCCTCTCTTGCGCGAAACGAGGCAGAAGGAATACCAGATCATGGGCATGATCCCGCTAAGCCAGGCCGGCATCCGCCCGCAATACCTGTCGGGGCTGTGGAAGAAGAGGAAGCACTAG
- the hrpA gene encoding ATP-dependent RNA helicase HrpA — translation MTTTRPLAELKAALPSCLIRDRHGLKRKLADAEQRLKKQQPADKLLADVAQQIARSQSRAEARSAHLPKPEFDLALPVNQKRDEIRAAIAAHQVVIICGETGSGKTTQIPKICLELGRGVYGLIGHTQPRRLAARSVATRIAQELGSELGAHVGFKVRFTDKLSERSVIKLMTDGILLAETQTDRYLEAYDTIIIDEAHERSLNIDFLLGYLKQMLPRRPDLKVIVTSATIDADRFARHFDNAPVIEVSGRTFPVEVRYRPLKERDEDEREVEMEDAIVEAVDEISRHGPGDMLVFLPGEREIRDTAEKLRKSGIRGYEILPLFARLSNEDQQKIFKPSGGRRIVLATNVAETSLTVPGIKYVIDTGLARVNRYSPRAKVEQLQVEKISQAAARQRAGRCGRVEAGICVRLYGEDDFNARPAFTDPEIVRSNLAAVILRMAALRLGRVDEFPFIEAPSSRLIADGYQVLTELGAVDDKSELTPVGKELARLPIDPKIGRMLLAARDLGCAREVLIIAAALSIQDPRERPFEAREAAERAQQKFADDKSDFLSFLHLWDFFQDSLKHKKSNRQLINLCHEHFLSYLRMREWRELHGQLAEIAAEMGLIQRHEAHAEAETGANLDQLSAKKRQQLDAVAYERLHQALLTGLIGNLGMKSQESDDYLGARGVHFHVFPGSGLKKAKPKWLVAAELVETTKLYARCVGKVEPEWVEKLAPHLVKYHYFDPHWEKSRGEVVASERVTLYGLTLVPRRPVSYGRIAPEEARELFIRGALVAMEYASNAPWFQRNQQLIREVEQLEHKARRQDVLVDEEALYAFYAERIPADVVDAASFEAWRKQAEQANPKLLFLTREELMRHAAQHVTVNQFPEWLEHEDGKLRLKYRFEPNHPLDGVTVDVPLAILNRLEPAPFEWLVPGMIREKLQLMIKSLPKQVRRTCVPVPDFVTRFLSADPDLTQPIAPQLARFILRDTGGVKVAVDDFDLSTLPQHLLFNFRVIDDGKQEIGLGRDLLALQKQFGQAAQLTFRDTSAEFERDEVTSWDFGELPAAIQFARGRQQLTGYPALTLETDKVAIRLYDTEYAAQRAHRLGVIRLLQLQLKEQMKQLGKGLPGMTQIGLQLRGVANVDDLLADAIACICDRAFIGDDELPRTEKAFNDQKARARTRLPAVIQAVTAYLNQIAGEYQALQPKLAKHKLGRELAEQLGRLVHKGFLSATPWSQLAHLPRYMKAMSLRMDKHAANPQRDGQRAAEIRQLWTLWETRLAEAEDKGEATPELLDFRWKIEELRVSLFAQELKTPYPVSLKRLMKEWETISGK, via the coding sequence ATGACCACCACCCGCCCGCTGGCCGAACTGAAGGCCGCCCTGCCCTCCTGCCTGATCCGCGACCGCCACGGTCTGAAGCGCAAGCTCGCCGACGCCGAACAACGGCTGAAGAAACAGCAGCCGGCCGACAAGCTGCTGGCCGACGTGGCGCAGCAGATCGCCCGCTCGCAGAGCCGCGCCGAAGCGCGCTCGGCCCACCTGCCCAAGCCCGAGTTCGACCTTGCGCTGCCGGTCAACCAGAAGCGCGACGAGATCCGGGCCGCCATCGCCGCCCACCAGGTGGTAATCATCTGCGGCGAAACCGGCTCGGGCAAGACGACGCAGATCCCCAAGATCTGCCTGGAACTGGGACGTGGGGTGTACGGGCTGATCGGTCACACCCAGCCGCGCCGGCTCGCCGCGCGCTCGGTGGCGACGCGCATCGCGCAGGAACTGGGCAGCGAGTTGGGGGCCCACGTCGGTTTCAAGGTGCGCTTCACCGACAAGCTGTCGGAACGCAGCGTCATCAAACTGATGACCGACGGCATCCTGCTGGCGGAAACGCAGACCGACCGCTACCTCGAAGCCTACGACACCATCATCATCGACGAGGCACACGAGCGTAGCCTCAACATCGACTTCCTGCTGGGCTACCTCAAGCAGATGCTGCCGCGCCGGCCGGACCTCAAGGTGATCGTCACCTCGGCCACCATCGACGCCGACCGCTTCGCGCGCCATTTCGACAACGCGCCGGTGATCGAGGTCTCCGGCCGCACCTTCCCGGTGGAAGTGCGCTACCGCCCGCTCAAGGAGCGCGACGAAGACGAGCGCGAAGTGGAGATGGAAGACGCCATCGTCGAGGCGGTGGACGAAATCTCGCGCCACGGCCCGGGCGACATGCTGGTGTTCCTGCCCGGCGAGCGCGAGATTCGTGACACGGCGGAGAAGCTGCGCAAGTCCGGCATCCGCGGCTACGAGATCCTGCCGCTGTTCGCCCGTCTCTCCAACGAAGATCAGCAGAAGATCTTCAAGCCTTCGGGCGGACGGCGCATCGTGCTCGCCACCAACGTGGCCGAGACCTCGCTCACCGTGCCCGGCATCAAGTACGTGATCGATACCGGTCTCGCCCGCGTCAACCGCTACTCGCCGCGCGCCAAGGTCGAGCAGCTGCAAGTCGAAAAGATTTCCCAGGCGGCGGCGCGCCAGCGTGCCGGCCGTTGCGGCCGGGTCGAGGCCGGCATCTGTGTGCGCCTCTACGGCGAGGACGACTTCAACGCCCGCCCGGCCTTCACCGATCCGGAAATCGTGCGCTCCAACCTCGCCGCGGTGATCCTGCGCATGGCGGCGCTGCGGCTCGGCCGCGTCGACGAATTCCCCTTCATCGAAGCGCCGTCGTCCCGGCTGATCGCCGACGGCTACCAAGTGCTGACCGAACTGGGCGCGGTGGACGACAAGAGCGAGCTGACCCCGGTCGGCAAGGAACTGGCGCGGCTGCCGATCGACCCCAAGATCGGCCGCATGCTGCTCGCGGCGCGCGATCTGGGCTGTGCGCGCGAAGTGCTGATCATCGCTGCAGCGCTCTCCATCCAGGACCCGCGCGAGCGGCCGTTCGAAGCGCGCGAAGCCGCCGAGCGCGCCCAGCAGAAATTTGCCGACGACAAGTCCGACTTCCTGTCCTTCCTGCACCTGTGGGACTTCTTCCAGGACTCGCTCAAGCACAAGAAATCCAACCGCCAGCTGATCAACCTGTGCCACGAGCATTTCCTGTCCTATCTCAGGATGCGCGAATGGCGCGAACTGCACGGCCAGCTCGCCGAGATCGCCGCCGAGATGGGGCTGATCCAGCGCCACGAGGCCCACGCCGAAGCCGAAACCGGCGCCAACCTCGACCAGCTCAGCGCCAAGAAACGCCAGCAGCTCGACGCCGTCGCCTACGAGCGCCTGCACCAGGCGCTGCTGACCGGCCTGATCGGCAACCTCGGCATGAAATCGCAGGAAAGCGACGACTACCTCGGCGCGCGCGGCGTGCACTTCCACGTTTTCCCCGGCTCCGGCCTGAAGAAAGCTAAGCCGAAATGGCTAGTGGCGGCCGAACTGGTGGAAACCACCAAGCTCTACGCCCGCTGCGTCGGCAAGGTCGAACCAGAATGGGTCGAAAAGCTCGCGCCGCACCTCGTCAAATACCACTACTTCGATCCGCACTGGGAAAAGAGCCGCGGCGAAGTGGTGGCGAGCGAACGCGTCACCCTCTACGGCCTGACGCTGGTGCCGCGCCGCCCGGTCAGCTACGGCCGCATCGCGCCGGAAGAAGCGCGCGAACTGTTCATCCGTGGCGCGCTGGTGGCGATGGAATACGCCAGCAACGCCCCCTGGTTCCAGCGCAACCAGCAGTTGATCCGCGAGGTGGAACAACTCGAACACAAGGCGCGGCGCCAGGACGTGCTGGTGGATGAAGAGGCCCTCTACGCCTTCTACGCCGAACGCATCCCGGCGGATGTCGTCGACGCCGCCAGCTTCGAGGCCTGGCGCAAGCAAGCCGAACAGGCCAACCCCAAGCTGCTGTTCCTGACGCGCGAAGAACTGATGCGCCACGCCGCCCAGCACGTCACCGTCAATCAGTTCCCGGAATGGCTCGAGCATGAAGACGGCAAGCTGCGCCTGAAATACCGCTTCGAGCCCAACCACCCGCTCGACGGCGTGACCGTGGACGTGCCGCTCGCCATCCTCAACCGGCTCGAACCGGCGCCGTTTGAATGGCTGGTGCCGGGCATGATCCGCGAGAAGCTGCAGCTGATGATCAAGAGCCTGCCCAAACAGGTACGCCGCACCTGCGTGCCGGTGCCGGACTTCGTCACCCGCTTCCTGTCGGCCGACCCCGACCTGACCCAACCGATCGCCCCGCAGCTCGCGCGTTTCATCCTACGCGACACCGGCGGGGTGAAGGTGGCCGTCGACGACTTCGACCTCTCCACGCTGCCGCAGCACCTGCTGTTCAACTTCCGCGTCATCGACGACGGCAAGCAGGAAATCGGCCTCGGCCGCGACCTGCTGGCTTTGCAGAAGCAGTTCGGCCAGGCTGCTCAGCTCACCTTCCGCGACACCTCGGCCGAATTCGAGCGTGATGAAGTGACGAGCTGGGACTTCGGTGAACTGCCGGCGGCGATCCAGTTCGCACGCGGTCGCCAGCAACTCACCGGCTACCCGGCGCTGACGCTGGAAACCGACAAGGTGGCGATCCGCCTCTACGACACCGAATACGCCGCCCAGCGCGCCCACCGCCTGGGCGTGATCCGGCTGCTGCAACTGCAGCTCAAGGAACAGATGAAGCAGCTCGGCAAGGGCCTGCCCGGCATGACCCAGATCGGATTGCAATTGAGGGGCGTGGCCAACGTCGACGACCTCTTGGCCGACGCCATCGCCTGCATCTGCGACCGCGCCTTCATCGGTGACGACGAGTTGCCGCGCACCGAAAAGGCCTTCAACGACCAGAAGGCGCGGGCGCGCACCCGGCTGCCGGCGGTGATCCAGGCGGTGACTGCCTACCTCAACCAGATCGCCGGCGAATACCAGGCACTGCAGCCCAAGCTCGCCAAGCACAAACTGGGCCGCGAGCTCGCCGAACAGCTGGGCCGCCTCGTCCACAAGGGCTTCCTCTCCGCCACGCCGTGGAGCCAGCTCGCCCACCTGCCGCGCTATATGAAGGCGATGAGCCTGCGCATGGACAAGCACGCGGCCAACCCGCAGCGCGACGGCCAGCGTGCCGCCGAAATCCGCCAGTTGTGGACGCTGTGGGAAACCCGCCTGGCCGAGGCCGAAGACAAGGGCGAAGCGACGCCGGAACTGCTCGACTTCCGCTGGAAAATCGAAGAGTTGCGCGTCAGCCTGTTTGCCCAGGAGCTGAAAACGCCTTACCCTGTCTCGCTCAAGCGCTTGATGAAAGAATGGGAAACCATTTCGGGTAAATAA
- a CDS encoding CysB family HTH-type transcriptional regulator: MNFQQLRIIRETVRQNFNLTEVANALFTSQSGVSKHIKDLEDELGVELFVRKGKRFLGLTDPGKELLTIVERMLLDAGNVKRLAEQFSQRDQGQLTIATTHTQARYALPKVVTAFKKAFPKVHLVLLQASPDELVRLLLDGQADIGIATEAISEVPELVSFPYYSWYHTVIAPPDHPLHSIKPLTLEALADYPLVTYHQGFTGRAQIDRAFAEAGLVPDVVMAALDADVIKTYVELEMGVGIVASMAVDAQRDHGVVEVDAPPLFGHQTSRIAIHRGHYLRSYAYRFIELCSAALDEETVRRALAPVAQD; encoded by the coding sequence ATGAACTTTCAGCAACTGCGCATCATCCGCGAGACGGTACGGCAGAACTTCAACCTGACCGAGGTCGCCAACGCGCTGTTCACCTCGCAATCGGGTGTCAGCAAGCACATCAAGGACCTGGAGGACGAACTGGGCGTCGAGCTGTTCGTGCGCAAGGGCAAGCGCTTCCTCGGCCTGACCGACCCGGGCAAGGAGCTGTTGACCATCGTCGAGCGCATGCTGCTCGACGCCGGCAACGTCAAGAGATTGGCCGAGCAGTTCAGCCAGCGCGACCAGGGCCAATTGACCATCGCCACCACCCATACCCAGGCGCGCTACGCCCTGCCCAAGGTGGTGACGGCGTTCAAGAAGGCCTTCCCCAAGGTGCACCTAGTGCTGCTGCAGGCGAGCCCGGACGAACTGGTGCGGCTGCTCTTGGACGGCCAGGCCGACATCGGCATCGCCACCGAGGCTATCTCGGAAGTGCCGGAACTGGTGTCCTTCCCCTATTACAGCTGGTATCACACGGTGATCGCACCGCCGGACCACCCTCTGCACAGCATCAAGCCGCTGACGCTGGAGGCGCTCGCTGACTACCCTCTGGTCACCTACCACCAGGGCTTCACTGGCCGTGCCCAGATCGACCGCGCCTTCGCCGAGGCCGGACTAGTGCCGGACGTGGTGATGGCGGCCCTGGATGCCGACGTGATCAAGACCTACGTCGAGCTGGAAATGGGCGTGGGCATCGTCGCCTCGATGGCTGTCGACGCACAGCGCGACCACGGCGTAGTCGAAGTCGACGCTCCCCCGTTGTTCGGCCACCAAACCTCACGCATCGCCATCCACCGCGGCCACTACCTGCGCAGCTACGCCTACCGCTTCATCGAATTGTGCTCGGCGGCACTGGACGAGGAGACAGTGCGACGCGCCTTGGCGCCGGTGGCGCAGGACTAA
- a CDS encoding sulfate/molybdate ABC transporter ATP-binding protein, producing the protein MSIQVQNIHKAFGNFVALDNLSLDFPSGELVALLGPSGCGKTTLLRVIAGLEQADSGKVLLEGEDASDTHVRERQVGFVFQHYALFRHMTVFDNVAFGLRMKPRKERPSEAEIKRKVHELLQLVQLDWLADRFPAQLSGGQRQRIALARALAVEPRVLLLDEPFGALDAKVRKELRRWLRRLHDELHITSIFVTHDQEEALEVADRVVLMNHGKVEQIGTPDEVYRHPATSFVYGFLGSANRFEGRHAAGGIDVGGTHLAASAHHAGEDSEVVAFVRPHELDILLDEDGAGIPARITRVLSVGALTRVELEGTGNQDGQHYDVELPYETWHAQAFNAGQQVRLQPRALRVFAQNETAGQR; encoded by the coding sequence ATGAGCATCCAGGTACAGAACATCCACAAGGCTTTCGGCAACTTCGTCGCGCTGGACAATCTCTCCCTCGATTTTCCCAGCGGCGAACTCGTTGCCCTGCTGGGGCCCTCCGGTTGCGGCAAGACCACCTTGTTGAGGGTCATCGCCGGGCTGGAACAGGCCGATTCCGGCAAGGTGCTACTGGAGGGCGAGGATGCCTCGGACACCCACGTGCGCGAGCGTCAGGTCGGTTTCGTGTTCCAGCACTACGCGCTGTTCCGCCACATGACAGTGTTCGACAACGTCGCCTTCGGCCTGCGCATGAAGCCGCGCAAGGAGCGTCCGTCCGAGGCCGAGATCAAGCGCAAAGTGCACGAGTTGCTGCAACTGGTGCAGCTCGACTGGCTGGCCGACCGCTTCCCGGCGCAGCTCTCCGGCGGCCAGCGCCAGCGCATCGCCTTGGCCCGCGCCCTGGCGGTGGAGCCGCGCGTGCTGCTCTTGGACGAGCCGTTCGGCGCGCTCGATGCCAAGGTACGCAAGGAACTGCGCCGCTGGCTGCGCCGCCTGCACGACGAGCTGCACATCACCTCGATCTTCGTCACGCACGATCAGGAAGAGGCGTTGGAAGTGGCCGACCGCGTGGTGCTGATGAACCACGGCAAGGTGGAACAGATCGGCACCCCGGACGAGGTCTATCGCCATCCGGCCACCTCCTTCGTCTACGGTTTCCTCGGTTCGGCCAACCGCTTCGAGGGCCGTCACGCGGCTGGCGGCATCGACGTCGGCGGCACGCACTTGGCGGCATCGGCGCACCACGCCGGCGAGGATAGCGAGGTGGTGGCCTTCGTCCGCCCCCACGAGCTGGACATCCTGCTGGACGAAGATGGTGCCGGTATCCCGGCGCGCATCACCCGTGTGCTCAGCGTCGGCGCCTTGACCCGTGTCGAACTCGAGGGCACCGGCAATCAGGACGGCCAGCACTACGACGTCGAACTTCCGTACGAGACCTGGCACGCCCAGGCCTTCAACGCCGGCCAGCAGGTCCGCCTGCAGCCGCGTGCGCTACGGGTGTTCGCCCAGAACGAAACGGCAGGACAGCGATGA
- the cysW gene encoding sulfate ABC transporter permease subunit CysW produces the protein MAGAVSTLYSQHDRAALLESRQATRENPWVKGSILVVALSFFAVFLLLPLLVVFVEALAKGWGTYLDALTEPDALSAIWLTLGAAAISVPLNLVFGVAAAWAITRFEFRGKQLLITLIDLPFSVSPVVAGLIYVLVFSNHGWFGPWLSAHDIKIIFAIPGIVLATVFVTVPFIARELIPLMQAQGREEEEAAVVLGARGWQVFWHVTLPNIRWALLYGVILSNARAMGEFGAVSVVSGHIRGETNTLPLHVEILYNEYNFAAAFAVASLLAMLALLTLVVKSWVEWRAQRD, from the coding sequence ATGGCCGGCGCCGTTTCTACCCTCTACAGTCAGCACGATCGTGCCGCCCTGCTGGAAAGCCGCCAAGCCACGCGTGAGAACCCCTGGGTCAAGGGCAGCATCCTGGTGGTGGCGTTGAGCTTCTTCGCCGTGTTCCTGCTGTTGCCGCTGTTGGTGGTGTTCGTCGAGGCTCTCGCCAAGGGCTGGGGCACCTATCTCGACGCGCTGACCGAACCGGATGCCCTCTCGGCGATCTGGCTCACGCTGGGCGCAGCGGCTATCTCGGTGCCGCTCAACCTGGTGTTCGGCGTGGCGGCGGCCTGGGCGATCACCCGCTTCGAGTTCCGCGGCAAGCAGCTCTTGATCACGCTGATCGACCTGCCGTTTTCGGTGTCGCCGGTGGTGGCGGGCTTGATCTACGTGCTGGTGTTCAGCAACCACGGCTGGTTCGGACCGTGGCTGTCGGCACACGACATCAAGATCATTTTCGCCATTCCCGGCATCGTGCTGGCGACGGTGTTCGTCACCGTCCCTTTCATCGCCCGCGAACTGATCCCGCTGATGCAGGCGCAAGGCCGCGAGGAGGAAGAGGCCGCGGTGGTACTGGGCGCGCGCGGCTGGCAGGTGTTCTGGCACGTCACCCTGCCCAACATCCGCTGGGCGCTGCTGTACGGCGTGATCCTGAGCAATGCCCGCGCCATGGGTGAGTTCGGCGCGGTGTCGGTGGTGTCCGGCCACATCCGCGGCGAGACCAACACCCTGCCGCTGCATGTCGAGATTCTTTACAACGAATACAACTTCGCCGCGGCCTTCGCCGTGGCCTCGCTGCTGGCCATGCTGGCGCTGCTGACCCTGGTGGTGAAGAGCTGGGTGGAGTGGCGCGCTCAGCGCGATTAA
- the cysT gene encoding sulfate ABC transporter permease subunit CysT — MKSTTLPRVLPGFTLSLGYTISYLSLIVLIPLAAVFIKTSTMSLDAFWQAVTAPRVLASYRLSFGMALLAAAINSVFGLLLAWSLVRYRFPGKKLVDALVDLPFALPTAVAGIALTALYAGNGWIGRYLEPLGIKVAFGPLGVLVALVFIGLPFVVRTVQPVLEDLDTELEEAATCLGAHRWQTFRHVILPVLQPALMTGFALAFARAVGEYGSVIFIAGNIPMVSEITPLMIISKLEQYDYSGATAIASVMLVVSFLLLLAINGLQAWSARKTGRSA; from the coding sequence ATGAAGTCCACCACCCTCCCGCGCGTCTTGCCGGGGTTCACGCTATCGCTGGGATACACCATCAGCTATCTGTCGCTGATCGTGCTGATTCCGCTGGCGGCCGTGTTCATCAAGACGTCCACCATGTCGCTGGATGCGTTCTGGCAGGCCGTCACGGCCCCGCGCGTGCTGGCCTCGTACCGCCTGAGTTTCGGCATGGCGCTGCTGGCCGCCGCCATCAACAGCGTGTTCGGCCTGCTGCTGGCGTGGTCGCTGGTGCGCTACCGCTTTCCCGGCAAGAAGCTGGTCGACGCCCTGGTCGATCTGCCGTTCGCATTGCCGACCGCGGTGGCCGGCATCGCGCTCACCGCACTGTACGCCGGTAACGGCTGGATCGGCCGCTATCTCGAGCCGCTGGGCATCAAGGTGGCGTTCGGGCCGCTCGGCGTGCTGGTGGCGCTGGTGTTCATCGGCCTGCCCTTCGTGGTGCGCACGGTGCAGCCGGTGCTGGAAGACCTCGACACCGAGCTGGAAGAAGCCGCGACCTGCCTTGGCGCACACCGCTGGCAGACCTTCCGCCACGTGATCCTGCCGGTGCTGCAGCCGGCGCTGATGACCGGCTTCGCGCTGGCCTTCGCCCGCGCCGTGGGCGAGTACGGCTCGGTGATCTTCATCGCCGGCAACATCCCGATGGTGTCGGAAATCACTCCTCTGATGATCATCAGCAAGCTCGAACAATACGATTACAGCGGCGCCACGGCGATTGCCAGCGTGATGTTGGTGGTGTCCTTCCTGCTGCTGTTGGCGATCAACGGTCTGCAGGCCTGGAGCGCCCGTAAAACCGGAAGGAGTGCATGA